Within the Natranaeroarchaeum sulfidigenes genome, the region TCGTTCATCTGGAAGCCCAGCCCGGCGTTAATCTCGGTCTCGGTGCGTGGGAAGTACCAGAGATAGCCCGCGGCCCGCTCGGTCGGTTTGAACACCAGTGCGTCCGACCACTCAACCGGCTCATCGACGTGGACGATCTCGCGGTAGGCCGAACAGAACTGCGAGTATCTGACGTTGGTGTCGAAAGTCGCGTCGTCTAGTTCGGCGAAGTCCTGAAGGATCGACAGCGCACCTGCAGCATCGACGACGACCTCGGCCTCGTAGGTTCGTGGCTCGCCCTTTCGGATCGTTTCAATCCCCGTTACCCGCCCGTCGTCGTCCTGATTGACGTCCTTGACGACGGTGTCGTAGTGGACCTCGGCATCGGATTCCTCTGCGCCCTCGATGAGCAGGCGGCCGAACTCCCAGCGGTCGATCACGGCGAGTTCGCCGGGTACGGGAATTTCCAGCACCTCGTCTTCCTGTGGAATCTCGAAGCGGCCGTGGTCGACATCGGTGTTTGTGAACGCTGGTTCGATCTTCGAGCGCGGGATCGATTCCGGGAAGTTTGATGCCCCTTTCAGCGCGTCACCGCAGGCGATGTGTCCCGCTTCTTCGGCGTCTTTTCGGTCGACAATAACGACGTCGAGTCCGGCGTTTGCGGCGGTGGCCGCGGCGTAACAGCCCGAGGTCCCCGCTCCGACGACAACGACGTCGTGCTCCGATGTGGTCATAAAGACGGGTCGTATCCCCACGGTCAAAACGTTTTACTTGTCGGATACACTCGTCCGGGCTCATCGACGACAACCTATTAGTTCCGAACCGTCCTCTCCGGAGACGTGAGCGACTACGAGTACACGGCGACGATCGAAAAACGCTACAACGATTTCGATACCTACGGCCACGTCAATAACGCGGTGTATGTCACCTATCTCGAATCGGCACGAATCAAGTTTTTCCGAGACGTGATCGGTAACCGAGATATATCAACGGTCATCGCCCACGTCGAGGTTGATTACGAGTCGCCGATCCTCGTCGACCACGAGGTAACCGTCGCCGTGCGCGTCGCCGAGATCGGCACGACGAGCGTGACACTGGACTACGAGATCCGCGCCGACGGCGAACGCGCTGCGACTGCCCGGACGACGCAAGTCCTTCTCGACGAGGACGACGAACCACGGCCGGTAGCCGAGGAGTGGGCGGAGCGGTTTGATATCGAGCAGAACCGTGCCGGGTGACCAGACACGGCCGCAACGAAACAGGTGAATAAAGAGTTTTATCAGGCTCGTTCGTAGCATGGAAGTATGACCGAGTACACCGTCGAGTTCGTGGGCCGGGACGAGTCGATTACAGTATCGGATACGGAGACGATTCTCAGCCGCTGTCTGGAAGAGGGGATCGCCCAGGAGTACTCCTGTCGCGTCGGAATGTGTCTGGCCTGCACAGCCGAAATCGTGGAAGGCGAGGTCACTCAGCCCGCCGCCCGCGGCTTCACCGAGGCCGAAGCCGAAAACTACGCACTGACCTGCATGGCTCGCCCGCAGTCGGACGTCAAGCTCGATCGCGGGAAGTACCCGCCGAGCATCGACGACGACGTGGCCGCCGAGGCGGGCGCGGGTGACGCGGCCGCCGACGACTGAACCGTGCAGGTTCGTCACGAGTACGATGGCATCTCCGAGATACTGGCCTCGAACGTCGAGCGGGCTACTGGCATTCTCTCGCGCGGTCGGGGACTCATGTTCCGCTGGTCGATCCCCGACGACTACGCGCTGGTGTTCGAGTTCGACGGTGTCGCCTCGCGGAGCCTCCACATGCTTTTCGTTCCCTTCCCGATCGACGCGATCTGGATCGCCGACGGCGAGGTCACCCGTGTCGAGACGCTGTCTGCGTGGACCGGCCTCGGAAAAGCGAAGGCAGATCTGGTCATCGAGTTGCCCGCGGGTGCTGGGGAGGACGTCTCCGTCGGTGATCGGGTCTCAGTGACCGACTAATCATTCAGCGACCAATACTACAGTCTTCGAAGTGTATTACTTCACTAATTGAAGTTATCCGTATTCGCCGCTGCTGCGGTCGTGATGGGTCGAGACGACCGGGGGCTGTGGAACCGTGAGGTTTATTTGCCGTGTGCGCCTGTTTCATGATGGATATGACACGAGAGGACTCCTCTCAGTCGGATTCCGAGGATAGAGGAAGTCGGGGCAACCCGGCTGGGCGCGAAATTCTCGGGGACGAGTGACCAACACGTGAACCCTGGAGATTCGCGCGGCTTCTTCGGCGGCGATCCCGCCACGAATCCGCTGTACGACGACGAGACAGATGTATCGCTACTGGACACGACACTTCGGGACGGCGAACAGGCACCGGGCATCTCGTTGACGCCCGACGAGAAAGCCGACATCGCCCGGGCGCTGGATCGAGCCCGGGTCGACGTGATCGAGGCGGGAAGCGCCTGTACCGGCGAGGGCGAGCGTCGAACGATCAAACAGGTAACCGACCTCGATCTGGACGCGACGATCACGAGCTTCGCTCGCGGCGTGCAAAACGACATCGACCTCGCGCTCGACTGTGATGTCGACGGTGTCACGATCGTGGTGCCGGGAAGCGATCGTCACATCGAGACGAAGGTGAACACGACCCGCGAGGAAGTGATCGCCGACACGGCCGAACTGGTCGAGTACGCCCGCGATCACGGCCTCTGGACCGAGGTGATCGGAGAGGACGGCAGTCGCGCCGATCTCGAATTCCTCGAAGAGCTCATGGCGACGGCCTTCGACGCCGGGGCGACCCGCGTCTGCTACGCGGACACCGTGGGTCACGCCGGGCCGGAGAGATCTTACGAGATCGTTTCCACGCTGGCCGAGTACGGCCCCGTCAGCGCCCACACCCACGACGACCTCGGGATGGGCCTGACGAACGCGCTGGCGAGCGTCGCCGCGGGCGCGGATCTCGTCCACGGCACCGTCAACGGCCTCGGTGAGCGCGCTGGCAACGTCGCCATCGAAGAGGTCGCGATCGCGCTCGATCACAGCTACGGGATCGAGACGGTTGACACGACGCAGCTGTACAGCCTCGGACAGGCCGTCGCACAGGCCACGGGCGTCCAGCTCCCGCCGAACAAGGCGGTCACAGGTGAAAACGCCTTCACCCACGAGAGCGGCATCCACACCGACGGGACGCTCAAGGACGACCGGATGTACGAGCCCTATCCACCGGAGAAGGTCGGCCGAGAGCGCCGGATCGTGCTCGGCAAACACACCGGTCGCGCCGGGGCCCGCGCCGCGCTCGAAGAACACGGCGTCGAGGTCGACGACGAGGAACTGACGCGCGTCGTCAAACGCATCAAGGAGATCGGCGACCGCGGCAAGCGCGTCACGGACGCCGACCTGCTCGCGATCGCGGAAGACGTCAAGGGGACCGACCGGGAACGCCGCGTCGAGGTGCTCGATCTCACTGCAGCGAGTGGGGGCGGCATCCCAACAGCGAGCGTTCGGCTGCGGGTCGACGACGAGGAACGCGTCGCCTCGGGCACCGGCAGCGGGCCGGTCGATGCCGCAGTGACGGCGGTTCGCGAGGCGATCGGTCAGGTCGCAAACGTCTCACTGGACTCGTACGAAGTCGATGCGATCACCGGCGGTACCGACGCCGTCGTCACGGTCGAAGTCGAGATGAGCCGTGGTGATCACTCGGTAACTGTCGCGAAAAGCGATACTGACATCACTTCCGCCTCGGTCAGCGCGATGGTCGATGCGATGGATCGGCTCCTGACTGTGCCTGGCGAGGAGCCGGAAGTACTGGCCGACGACTGAGTACGGGCACCGACCTCCGATTTCTTCGATTGTCAGGGCACTGAAGTCCATCAGATCGGCCGATCCTCGACGTAGGGGCCGACTACTATTATCGGGGTAGCCGTCTGTTGAGACGATGGCTGCAACTCTCACCATCAGCATCGAACTCGAACTCGGCTGGGGAGTTCACGATATCGACGAGTGGGACCACCTCAGCGATCGCGGCCGAGCGGAACGCATGTATCTCCACAGACTGCTCGACCTCTGTGATGAGGTCGACGTACCGATCACCTTCGACGTGGTCGGGCACCTGTTCTCTACTTCGTGTAACGGCGAGCACGGCGGCCCAGCGCCGGAGGGCTGGTTCGACGCCGATCCCGGGACCGACGTCGCGGCCGATCCGCTGTTTTACGCCCCCGACATGATCGAGGCGATCCGGTCTCGATCTGTCGATCACGAACTCTGTACACACACCTTCTCACACCTTCCGGCCGCGAAAGCAACGGACGCAGAGTTCCTCCGTGATCTCGTGCTCGCACAGCACCAGCACGAGGAGCACCTCGGCGAGCGAACGCCCTCACTCGTCCCGCCGCGTCATTACGTCCCTTCGGCAACCGTGATGCAGGAGGCTGGGATCGAAATCGTCCGTGAGAGCGCCCCCACTGGGACTACCGGTATCCGGCGAGCGACGGAACTGCTCTTTGCGCCACCGCCGACGATCGAACCGACAATCGAGGACGGCATCGTCAGAACATACTGTTCGACGCCAGCGACGCTGACGGCTCCGGCGCTCCCGTCCGGCCAGCGATCCACTCATCCGGTGTTTCGACCGCTTCCCGTGCGCCTGCGCCAGCGGCTTCACGCTCGCGCGCTCGATCAGGCGACCGGTCGTGCGATTGGCGAGGACGGCCATCTTCATCTGTGGTGTCACCTGTACGACCTCGCCAACGACGCCCAGTTCGAGGTCATCGCCGCCTATCTCCGCCGACTCGGCGACCTCGTTGACAGGGGCCTACTCGACGTCGCTCCGATGGCGACGCTCAACGAGCGGGTGCGGGACCGACATGGGCTGGTCTCGACGACCGCACCAATGGGGAATCCGGGGTCGGAGCAACCCTAGCTCGTATCCCGTTCCGCGAACGTGATCGACCAGTTAGAACGTGTTCGTGCGGGTTGGAGTCCGGGTGGCCAGACATCACCGTCACGCGTAGCGGGGCGAGCGACGAGCGTCGTCGGTGAACTGACCACGGACAGCGGGAGCCGCGTGTCCGATAGAAATCCGAATCTGGTACAGACGTTCCACGGAAGCGTCGACGGCGCGAGGATCGCATTGGCATCTTGATTGTCGTCGATTATCGCAGCGAGCAGGGCCGCTGTTGCATCGTTTGTCGGTGTGAGCGGAATTACGTCGGTGATCCGTATATGTCCCGCCTCCCTGACGTTCTGTCCGACGATCGCCCCGGCGATCGGTTCGCCGCGCTCGTGGACGAGGTAGTACCTGTACGTCCAGTCCGGATTCTCGAACCGCCATCGAAAGAACGGGTCGTCCCTGAGTACGTGTACACCTGACGGAGTGGCGCTTCGGTACAGTGTCAATAACTCGTCGAGAGGGGAACTCTCGTGCTTCGAGACTGTCATGGCCCTCGGCGTCTGTGCCAGTCTATCGAGAATGCCCAGGTAGCCTCGCTGTACGACGTTTGCGACCGACCCCGCGATATTCTGAGTCGTCGATCCCCCTGATAGCTCGTCCGAGGGTTGGTGGAGGCGATACCGTGTCCTGACCTGTCCGATCGGTTCCCACCCTACCTTCTCGTAGCCAGCCCGCGAGTGCTCGTTGGGGAAGTTGAAAAACAGCGCAGCCTCGTGGTCGGCGTATCGTTCAATAGCACGTTCGGTCATTCGAGTGAACACCCCCTGTCGGCGGTGATCCGGATGGACCATCGTATCGCAGGGCTGTAACGCGAGCTCACGGCGTCCCCCGATAGCCAGGGGAAGCGCAAGGAAGGGCCGAGCACCAATAATCCGCCCCGAGTCGTCGGTCGCAACTAGCATCGGAACGTGATCGACGTACGGGTTCTGTCGGTATTTCCAGTCAAACCACTCCTCGTCACGGTCGTCATCGAAGACAGTTTCGTACAGGTCAAGGAAGGGAACCAGATCCCGTGACTCGTACCGCCGAATCGCGTGGGCTGTGCTCTGCACTATACTGTACTACGACGATCCGTAATGAAAGCGTTCGTGCGGATTGCTCCGCCATGACTGGCCGGGTCAGGCCACCAGTTCTATATTCACGCAGCCGTTGTTGTTTGAGTACATATCGGTATGTCACCCTATAGTCCTCTCTGGGACGACTCGATGAATGAGATTGCACGGGAGGCCGTCGAGCCAACAGCGTCTGCGTTCGACCTGATCACGCATCTCGGCGACGGTGCGTTGCTTGTCGTCCTCGGCGTTCTCATCTACTGGTTTGGCGCGCCGGACAATCGCCGGGATCGGGCGTTCGTGATCGCGGTCGGTATCGCCGCGCTCGCGCTGTCGGCCGGACTCAAGGGAATCTTCCAGATCCCTCGGCCCGAGTTGGCGTTCTCGCCCGAAGCCTACCCGGGCTACACCTTCCCGAGCGCCCACGCAATGGGTGCAGCAGCGTTTTACGGTGCACTCGCAGTGACGATGGAGTGGGGTCGCCGCCGCGTCCGGTACGTCTTGGCGGGCATCCTCATCGGCCTTATCGCCCTCTCGCGAGTCGTCATTGGCGTCCACTACGTCGGTGACGTCGCCGTCGGCGTCGCACTCGGTCTCGCGCTCGTTGCTGTCGGCGTCTGGTTGGCACAGGAGGGCGTGTTCGACCCCGGGCCCACGTTCGTGCTTGCAACCGGCATTGCGGTTGGAGCGCTGTTGCTCGGCTCGCGACAGTTCGTCTCGCTCACGCTCGGTGCGTCCTTTGGCGGCACCATCGGCTGGTACTACGTGCGTGACAGACCGACCACTGATACGGGTGCGGCAGTGCTAACAGTGGGGGCCCTCGCCCTCATCGGCATCCTGTTCCTGCGCTTACTGCCCGAGCTGCTTGGCCTCTCCGCTCCGAATGTGGCGTTCAGTCCGCTCGTCGTCGGTCTCGAAATCGTCGGATACAGCCTGTTGACCGCGATGACGATTGCGCTTCCCGCGTTCGCTATTCGGATCGAGGATCACCCGACAGTACAGCGACTACAGCGGGTGCTTCCCTTCCGGGGACGCCGGTTCGAGGCGGAGGACACCCCACTCGGTGACGATTGAGATACTCATCTACGAGAGATCGGCTTCTGCCGGTTCGTACACCTGAACCCAGCCATCGCTTCGTATCTTTATCATATATCCGTCATACTGAAATTCGACGGTGCCGACACCCTGACGCGAATCATCGGTCACGTCCGGGCCAAAGAACGCCGCTTCGATCGCTGGTACGTCCACGAAGTCGTACAGCGGAGGCGATTTAATTTCGACTGGCGGGCGGTCTTCGGCTTCCGCGAGCGCGTAGATAATTACGGTAGTGAGTTCTTTGTTTCCATCGGGCCTGTAGTTGTGCTGTGATACCTGTGACCAGTGAGTGGCTCCCTCAGTGGCTGGGTCGTCGTCGCTCATCGTCCCGCCGCTAATTTCTTTGGTCATGCATTTCACTCCGTGCGTGCGCTTCCTGATTTGCGTCGAGGCTGGCACCGATCCCTTCGAGCGCGGTCAGGACCTGCTCGGCGTGCTCAGCGGGTCTGATCGTTTCCCTGGCATCGTCGAACGCAACTACGCCCTCGTCAACCAGCTTCGGGATGTGTGCGTGGTACAGCGACACGCTCACCGCCTCACGCTTGCGGTCGCTTACCTCGTTTTCGGGGATGTCGTTCTCCCACGCCGCGATCTTCGTCGCCAGCTCAGTCAGTGACCATTCGGTATCTTCGAGCAGCGTGTAGCAGAGATACCGACGTCGGGGATGGCCCAGTGCCTCGTACGCGGGGTCGATTTCTAGGACGTCAGACGGCAGTGATCGGCCATCAGGCGATGTGGACGTATCGAACCGCGTCTTCTCGTTCGGATCTGGTTCACCAGCCATGCGCAAATGAGGTGACACATAGATAAAACATTTTTCCTAAAGCTGGGCTAGAGCGCCTATAATGTCATTTACGGGCGTTTGCTTGCCAGCAAGTTACGTATCAGCAGCTATTGAGTTCACGTTCACGAGTGCGAGCGACACGAAGGTCTCTCGCCGTCTTGCTTCGTGAAAACGCCGAGGAGGAGATTTGAACAACGCGAAGACGGTCGCTTCCGTCGGTCGTGCTGCGTCTTCTCTCGTTCAAACTCCACAGTGACGTTCTATCGACACGGGGTGAGAGACACAGAGGTCTCTCACCAGACGTTGCGTCGATAGAAGCGCCGAGGAGGAGATTTGAACTCCTGTGTCCGGATGGACAGTTGCTCTCGAAGCAACCGCCTTGGCCAGGCTAGGCTACCTCGGCTCATCCGTTCATTCCCGGCGGGACAGTTTATCGGTTTCGGTTCGGGCGTCGAATGGCATCGGTACACATATGTGGGACGACTGTCCCTACCAAACCATGGACGTAGCTGAAGCGAGCGAGGAGTGTGAAGCCGTCCTCGACTCCATCTCCGAGGCCGTTATCGCTGATCGTGAATTTCTCGAAACCGTACTGCTGGGCGTCGTTTCCCGCGGACACGTGCTGTTAGAAGACGTTCCGGGGACCGGAAAGACGCTTACTGCGAACAGTTTCGCGTCCGCCCTCGACCTATCGTTTTCCCGTGTACAGTTCACCCCCGATCTTCTGCCGACCGACGTGACCGGGACACACATTTTCAACGAGCAGGATGGAAGCTTCGAGTTCAGCAAGGGGCCGATCTTCGCCAACGTGGTGCTGGCTGACGAGATCAACCGTGCGCCGCCGAAAACGCAGGCCGCGCTGCTCGAAGCGATGGGCGAGGGGCAGGTCACCGTCGACGGTGACACTCACGAACTGCCGGACCCATTTTTCGTTATCGCGACACAGAACCCGGTCGATCAGGAGGGGACGTTCCCGCTCCCCGAGGCGCAGGTCGACCGCTTCCTCGTCAAGAGCTCGATCGGCTATCCCGACGAAGCTGGCGAAGAAGAGCTCTTGCACCGCCGCCTCGGGCGTGTCGAACAGGTTCCGAGTGTCGAACGTGCGATCTCCGAGGAGGCGGTATCGGAACTCCGAGAGGTGCCCGAAACCGTCAAGGTAACCGATGATGTCGTCTCCTACCTCGTGGAAATCATCGGACGGACCCGTGCACTACGGCAAGTCTCGGTCGGCGTTTCGCCACGCGGGACACAGAGTCTGCTCGAGGCCTCACGCGCTCGCGCCGCGATGGTTGGCCGTGACTACGTTACGCCCGACGATGTGGCCGAAATCGCGAAACCGGTACTGGCTCACCGCCTCGTCTTGACGCCCGAGGCGAAAGTCGACGGCGTCTCGAAGGGTGCACTCATCGATGACGTGCTCGACGCCGTCCCCGTACCGACGGTCGAATAGCGCACCGGGTTACCACTCGTCACCGATCTGTTTTCGTGCCTGTTCGTACCCCTCGTTCGTCCGCCACGACCGACCGGTAGCGACGTGTTCGACGCGATAGCGCGCGCCACACACCCCACAGCGTCGCGTGTTCGGTTCGGTTACCGTCACCGACGCGCGAAACCGATCTGCCGACCAGTCACAGTCCTCGGCGGTACAGACGAGTCGCAGTCGGGGCTCGCTGAACGGGCTGCAGTGTCGCGGTGCATCGATTTCGTCTGCTTTGTCCCGAAACCGCGCGCCGTGACCGGACTCGCCGAACTGCTGGAACTCCCAGGCGTGGACGAGTTCGTGGCGGATCACGGCCGCCATCTCATCCCAGCCGTGCTCTCGGTAGGCGTCCCACGCGAGCCTGACCGTGACCGCTCCGCTATCGCTATCGTACCGACAGGAACCGGCGCGGCGTCTGGCGCGATGAGAGACCGTCCACTGGATCGCGTCGAGATCGACGTCGATGGGGATGTCCTGGGCATACGCCCGTGCTCGATCCAGGAAGACGGCTTCGGACCGGTCAGCCCGGTCTGTCTCCGAGTGCATATGAGTTTGAGCTACGGTTGGTGTTCACCGTGTATAGTTTCAGGGGACGAAACGCGGTGCCAGTGCACCGGAATCCGGGTCGGTCCCTCAGACGTCGAACGACGGAGCTGAAATATCCTCGTCTTCGGCAGTCTTCCAGGACTGTTCTGGTTCCCAGCCCAGCGTCGCCGTCGCCTTCGCGTTCGTATACGCGGGCTCGTCGTCCTCCAGCCAGCACTCTTCAGGAAGCGAGTCGTATCCCGCCTCGATCGCATCGGCCGTATCGACCCCGAGGAAGTTATCGGGACCAAATACGTTGTACACCTCGTGTCCTGCTGGTGCCTCGTCGATCGCCGCCTCGACAAAGGAAACGACGTCCCGGATGTCGACATAGGACCAGAGGTTACCGAATCTGCCCGCACTCTCGAAGTCGAACGACTTCCTGATCGGCGTGATCTGATAGCGACCCGGATACTGGATCCATGTCGGGCGCATCGTCGTGACCGACACGTCGAACGCGTTCGCAATTCGCTTTGCAGCGGCTTCGCCAGCGAGCTTCGAGGTCTCGTAGCCGTTCCAGGGGGCGACGGGATGCTCCTCGTCTACGGGGAGATACTCCGGTAGTTTCGGTTCCGGCCAGTGAGTTCCATAGACGGTCTCGCTCGACGCCCAGACGATATCCGCCCCGGCACGCCCGGCCGCTTCCAGTACGTGGAACGTACTTACGGCGTTGTTCTCGTAAACCTCGCCGCCTGCGTGGTTCTCCTGATGAGGAATATTTCCAAAGTGGACGACAGTCGAGGGATCGGCGTCGAGTATCATCTCCCAGACGGGCCCCTGCTGGGTTAGATCCACCTTCTGAAAACTCACGTCTTCGATCCCCGTGGTCGTCGGAAGTCGCTGATCAAGCGCGAGGACCTCGTAGTCGGCTCTGAGTCGATCGACGATCCATTTCCCTGCCCCTCCGAGTGCGCCCGTAACAACGATGGTCTCCGTCATACCTGACTATTGTACTCTATGTGTATAATCATTCATTTCAATATGGCTCATGCTTTGGTTCTATTCTTTGTACTTCGGTCACGAATGGATATTCATGGAGTACACTACGCTCGGCTCCACGGGTATGGAAGTCTCGAAGATCTGCCTCGGCTGCATGAGCTTCGGCAGTGAAGAATCGTGGATGCTCGACCGGGAGGAAAGCCGCGAGTTGATCGAACGGGCGATCGACCTCGGGGTGAACTTCTTCGATACCGCCAACGCCTACTCCGATGGGGAATCCGAGGAGCTTCTTGGCGATGTTCTTGCGGAGTATGATCGGGACCGACAGGTCGTCGCGACGAAGGTCAGGTTCCCGGCGGGGGATGAGCACCCGAACGCCACCGGGCTGTCCCGGAAGACCATCGAGCAGGAACTCGACGCCAGTCTCGATCGACTGGGTATGGAGACGATCGACCTCTATCAGACCCACCGTGTGGACCCGAACACCCCACCGAAAACGACGCTCCGAGCCCTCGATGACGCGGTAGAACGTGGCGATGTCCGTCACGTCGGTACCTCATCGATGTGGACACACCAGCTCGCACGTCGTTTGCGGATCAGCGAGCGTGAGGACCTCGTCCAGTTTGAGACGATGCAGAACCACTATCACCTCGCGTACCGCGAGGAGGAACGGGAGATGTTACCGCTGTGCGACCGTGAAGATATCGGGGTGATCCCATGGGGACCTCTCGGTCAGGGATTCCTCACTCGCCCGTTCGAGGCGCTCGAACGGACCGACCGTGGTGATCCCGACAACTACCACAACCCGACGCCAGACTACGTCCGTGGTGGCGGCCGAGAGATAAACGAACGTGTCGAGGAGCTCGCCGCCGAATACGGTGTAACGATGGCACAGATCGGTCTTGCCTGGCAGTTTCAGAACGAGTACGTGGACGCCCCCATCGTCGGAACGACCTCGATCGAACATCTCGAACAGGCAGTCGAAGCACTCAAGATCGACCTCTCGGACTCCGATGTCCAGTATCTGGAGGAGCCATACGAACCGCAACCGATCGTCGGCCATAAGTAAGACTACCAACACCCTGATTGTGTCCCAGTCAGCAGTGGTACCTGTGAGCAATTCTGAATCAAATTAATAAGAATTATTTTTATTGTTGTATTTTTATATTTTCCAGTCGAGGGTAGGTGTGCTCCCTGTAGAAGAAGTGTGAGCATACAGAAATTAACTAAAAAAGACACAACGACGGTTGTCGAGTACAGCGACATCCGTACCTCGGGTTGTACTGGTGGTTCAAACCGATAATACGAAATATAATCGTGCCGAACATATCCGGTCGCTGGTTGGTCGATCTCGTGTGCGCCACCCTGGGCCGAACCGAGAATGTGGTGTTATATTGTTGTATTCGTACAACACATGGTGGGTCTTTCGCTATGTCGTGGCATAAGCCTCTGGACAGAGATGTATGGCGGTGTGGCGATAG harbors:
- a CDS encoding AAA family ATPase — protein: MDVAEASEECEAVLDSISEAVIADREFLETVLLGVVSRGHVLLEDVPGTGKTLTANSFASALDLSFSRVQFTPDLLPTDVTGTHIFNEQDGSFEFSKGPIFANVVLADEINRAPPKTQAALLEAMGEGQVTVDGDTHELPDPFFVIATQNPVDQEGTFPLPEAQVDRFLVKSSIGYPDEAGEEELLHRRLGRVEQVPSVERAISEEAVSELREVPETVKVTDDVVSYLVEIIGRTRALRQVSVGVSPRGTQSLLEASRARAAMVGRDYVTPDDVAEIAKPVLAHRLVLTPEAKVDGVSKGALIDDVLDAVPVPTVE
- a CDS encoding DUF7344 domain-containing protein — translated: MAGEPDPNEKTRFDTSTSPDGRSLPSDVLEIDPAYEALGHPRRRYLCYTLLEDTEWSLTELATKIAAWENDIPENEVSDRKREAVSVSLYHAHIPKLVDEGVVAFDDARETIRPAEHAEQVLTALEGIGASLDANQEAHARSEMHDQRN
- a CDS encoding GNAT family N-acetyltransferase, with the protein product MQSTAHAIRRYESRDLVPFLDLYETVFDDDRDEEWFDWKYRQNPYVDHVPMLVATDDSGRIIGARPFLALPLAIGGRRELALQPCDTMVHPDHRRQGVFTRMTERAIERYADHEAALFFNFPNEHSRAGYEKVGWEPIGQVRTRYRLHQPSDELSGGSTTQNIAGSVANVVQRGYLGILDRLAQTPRAMTVSKHESSPLDELLTLYRSATPSGVHVLRDDPFFRWRFENPDWTYRYYLVHERGEPIAGAIVGQNVREAGHIRITDVIPLTPTNDATAALLAAIIDDNQDANAILAPSTLPWNVCTRFGFLSDTRLPLSVVSSPTTLVARPATRDGDVWPPGLQPARTRSNWSITFAERDTS
- a CDS encoding HalOD1 output domain-containing protein encodes the protein MTKEISGGTMSDDDPATEGATHWSQVSQHNYRPDGNKELTTVIIYALAEAEDRPPVEIKSPPLYDFVDVPAIEAAFFGPDVTDDSRQGVGTVEFQYDGYMIKIRSDGWVQVYEPAEADLS
- a CDS encoding phosphatase PAP2 family protein is translated as MNEIAREAVEPTASAFDLITHLGDGALLVVLGVLIYWFGAPDNRRDRAFVIAVGIAALALSAGLKGIFQIPRPELAFSPEAYPGYTFPSAHAMGAAAFYGALAVTMEWGRRRVRYVLAGILIGLIALSRVVIGVHYVGDVAVGVALGLALVAVGVWLAQEGVFDPGPTFVLATGIAVGALLLGSRQFVSLTLGASFGGTIGWYYVRDRPTTDTGAAVLTVGALALIGILFLRLLPELLGLSAPNVAFSPLVVGLEIVGYSLLTAMTIALPAFAIRIEDHPTVQRLQRVLPFRGRRFEAEDTPLGDD
- a CDS encoding 2Fe-2S iron-sulfur cluster-binding protein; its protein translation is MTEYTVEFVGRDESITVSDTETILSRCLEEGIAQEYSCRVGMCLACTAEIVEGEVTQPAARGFTEAEAENYALTCMARPQSDVKLDRGKYPPSIDDDVAAEAGAGDAAADD
- a CDS encoding acyl-CoA thioesterase; the encoded protein is MSDYEYTATIEKRYNDFDTYGHVNNAVYVTYLESARIKFFRDVIGNRDISTVIAHVEVDYESPILVDHEVTVAVRVAEIGTTSVTLDYEIRADGERAATARTTQVLLDEDDEPRPVAEEWAERFDIEQNRAG
- a CDS encoding DUF192 domain-containing protein — protein: MQVRHEYDGISEILASNVERATGILSRGRGLMFRWSIPDDYALVFEFDGVASRSLHMLFVPFPIDAIWIADGEVTRVETLSAWTGLGKAKADLVIELPAGAGEDVSVGDRVSVTD
- a CDS encoding polysaccharide deacetylase family protein, translating into MAATLTISIELELGWGVHDIDEWDHLSDRGRAERMYLHRLLDLCDEVDVPITFDVVGHLFSTSCNGEHGGPAPEGWFDADPGTDVAADPLFYAPDMIEAIRSRSVDHELCTHTFSHLPAAKATDAEFLRDLVLAQHQHEEHLGERTPSLVPPRHYVPSATVMQEAGIEIVRESAPTGTTGIRRATELLFAPPPTIEPTIEDGIVRTYCSTPATLTAPALPSGQRSTHPVFRPLPVRLRQRLHARALDQATGRAIGEDGHLHLWCHLYDLANDAQFEVIAAYLRRLGDLVDRGLLDVAPMATLNERVRDRHGLVSTTAPMGNPGSEQP
- a CDS encoding geranylgeranyl reductase family protein, which produces MTTSEHDVVVVGAGTSGCYAAATAANAGLDVVIVDRKDAEEAGHIACGDALKGASNFPESIPRSKIEPAFTNTDVDHGRFEIPQEDEVLEIPVPGELAVIDRWEFGRLLIEGAEESDAEVHYDTVVKDVNQDDDGRVTGIETIRKGEPRTYEAEVVVDAAGALSILQDFAELDDATFDTNVRYSQFCSAYREIVHVDEPVEWSDALVFKPTERAAGYLWYFPRTETEINAGLGFQMNEEPMTLVEDLKDDLENREEFEGAEVEDKLGASLPTRRPYDSAVAPGYVAVGDAAAHVNPTTGGGIAGAAYAGQYAAETIVDALSNGGPTEDALWEYNERVMDHFGGRYAALDVYNIHITGGELDELTSLLAALPGEQIAESLYSGSTSIPLSVKLKTAYKSFGHWGSIYKLYQTKELADELLDHYDDYPSSPDGFDAWRGRRDELMDEIYETTGAEPKY
- a CDS encoding (R)-citramalate synthase, which translates into the protein MYDDETDVSLLDTTLRDGEQAPGISLTPDEKADIARALDRARVDVIEAGSACTGEGERRTIKQVTDLDLDATITSFARGVQNDIDLALDCDVDGVTIVVPGSDRHIETKVNTTREEVIADTAELVEYARDHGLWTEVIGEDGSRADLEFLEELMATAFDAGATRVCYADTVGHAGPERSYEIVSTLAEYGPVSAHTHDDLGMGLTNALASVAAGADLVHGTVNGLGERAGNVAIEEVAIALDHSYGIETVDTTQLYSLGQAVAQATGVQLPPNKAVTGENAFTHESGIHTDGTLKDDRMYEPYPPEKVGRERRIVLGKHTGRAGARAALEEHGVEVDDEELTRVVKRIKEIGDRGKRVTDADLLAIAEDVKGTDRERRVEVLDLTAASGGGIPTASVRLRVDDEERVASGTGSGPVDAAVTAVREAIGQVANVSLDSYEVDAITGGTDAVVTVEVEMSRGDHSVTVAKSDTDITSASVSAMVDAMDRLLTVPGEEPEVLADD